The Bacillus sp. Y1 genome has a window encoding:
- a CDS encoding pentapeptide repeat-containing protein: MSKTIKIDRPKVSTDLPHGNFHDVFYEEEAELVNCSVINSQVENEEIERLILSKVIFRNVTFISCSFINIDATDVVFENCNISNVRFCGGNLHRVEFKECKLLGLDLSDAILGNVLFENCDLNFSNFADTRLKQVNYERSTLRSANFFNSKFIKVGLNRCDLNDVDFTNTILKGVDISTCTFEQINVSTESLVGCEVSSDQAIGFSRLLGLKIKE; the protein is encoded by the coding sequence ATGTCAAAAACAATTAAAATTGATCGTCCAAAAGTCTCAACAGATTTGCCGCATGGTAATTTCCATGACGTTTTTTATGAAGAAGAAGCGGAGTTAGTAAACTGTTCGGTGATAAATTCCCAAGTAGAGAACGAGGAAATCGAAAGGCTGATTCTATCAAAAGTTATCTTTAGAAACGTTACGTTTATAAGCTGTTCCTTTATAAACATAGATGCAACCGATGTGGTTTTCGAGAATTGTAATATATCAAATGTTCGTTTTTGTGGAGGAAATCTACATCGAGTGGAGTTTAAAGAGTGCAAACTTTTGGGTTTAGATTTGTCTGATGCGATCTTAGGAAATGTTCTTTTTGAAAACTGTGATTTGAACTTTAGTAACTTTGCTGATACCCGTTTAAAACAAGTGAATTACGAGCGGTCAACATTGAGAAGTGCAAATTTTTTCAACTCAAAGTTTATTAAAGTAGGTCTTAACCGATGTGATCTGAATGATGTGGACTTTACCAATACAATCCTTAAAGGGGTTGATATTAGCACATGTACGTTTGAACAGATCAATGTGTCGACCGAAAGTTTGGTGGGCTGCGAAGTTTCTTCAGATCAAGCAATTGGGTTTTCAAGGTTATTAGGATTGAAGATTAAAGAGTAG
- a CDS encoding aspartyl-phosphate phosphatase Spo0E family protein, producing the protein MPPIIFENDEVYLYIKIELIRGELIYTGMQEGFGSQNTIRISQRLDSYLTIYQRLFSQNRRTFLYK; encoded by the coding sequence ATGCCGCCGATTATTTTTGAAAATGATGAAGTGTACTTATATATTAAAATTGAACTTATCCGTGGGGAATTAATTTACACTGGAATGCAGGAAGGGTTTGGCAGCCAAAATACGATCCGTATCAGTCAAAGACTAGACAGTTATCTCACCATCTATCAACGATTATTTTCACAAAATCGCCGTACCTTTCTCTATAAATAA